The Mesorhizobium sp. INR15 region GTCTCGACGAAGGTCTCGATCCTGGCCCGGAAACAACGGGCAATGGCTATGAATCGGCGGTCACGCGCACAACCATGCCGGGCGACTGGCGCGCGGCCATCGAGGCGGCCAGGGCATCGACCTTCCTGAAAGGGGCGCTGGGCGAAGACCTGCACCGGACCTTCGTGGCGATCAAGCAGTCCGAATATCTTCGGGTCGCGCGCACCGTCAGCGAACTGGACTATCACCTCTATCTGCACGAGGTCTGATCCCCGGACGAGAAAGCGGCGGACAGCCGACTTTTCTGTCCGCCCTATCAAAAGTAATAGCGTGTTCACGATAGAGAACGTATCATGAACACATGTCCGCACTTCCAGTCCGCGAAAAGCTGGCGATTCTCTCCGATGCTGCCAAATACGATGCCTCCTGCGCCTCGTCGGGTTCGGCCAAGCGCGATTCGCTGAAATCCGGCGGTATTGGCTCCACCGAAGGCATGGGTATCTGTCATTCCTATGCGCCGGATGGGCGCTGCATCTCGCTCCTGAAAATCCTGCTGACCAATTTCTGCATCTACGACTGCAGCTACTGCATCAACCGCTCGTCCTCGAATGTGCGCCGCGCCCGCTTCACCGTCGACGAGGTGGTGAAGCTGACGATGGATTTCTACCGGCGCAATTACATCGAGGGCCTGTTCCTGTCTTCCGGCGTCATCCGCTCACCGGACGAAACCATGGGCGAAATGGTGGAAGTGGCCCGACGGCTGCGGCTGGATGAAAAGTTCGGCGGCTACATTCACCTGAAAACCATTCCGGAAAGCTCGGCGGAACTGGTCGAGAAGGCCGGGCTTTACGCCGACCGGCTGTCGATCAATGTCGAGTTGCCGACCGATGAAGGCGTGAAGAGGCTGGCGCCGGAAAAGAAGCCGGAGACGATCCGGCTTTCGATGGCCAGCCTGCGGCGGAAGATCGAGGAAAAAGCCGAACCGACGCTGCGGACGAAGAAGCGCGAACGCTTTGCTCCGGGCGGACAGTCGACGCAGATGATCATCGGCGCCGACAAGACCTCCGATGATGGCATCCTGCACACCAGCGCGCGGCTTTATGGCAGCTATCATCTGCGGCGCGTCTACTACTCCGCCTTCAGTCCGATCCCTGATGCATCGTCATCATTGCCGCTGCAGAAGCCGCCGCTGATGCGCGAACACCGGCTTTACCAGGCCGACTGGCTGATGCGCTTCTACGGGTTTTCGCAGCCGGAGATCCTGGCCGGCAGCAGCGACGGCATGCTCGATCTCGCCATCGACCCCAAACTGGCCTGGGCGCTGCGCAACCGGGGGCGGTTTCCGGTCGACATCAATCGTGCCGACCGTGAAACCTTGCTGCGCGTGCCTGGCCTCGGCACCAAGGTGATCGCGAAAATCCTGGAGACCCGTCGACACCGGCGGCTGCGGCTCGAGGATGTCGGCCGGTTGTGCCACTCGATCACCAAGCTGCGGCCGTTCATCATCGCCGAAGGCTGGTCACCGGGCGCACTGACGGACAAGGCAGGACTGCGCGACAAGATCGTACGCTCCTGCGAACAGCTGTCGCTGTTCTGATCATGCAGCCGGCTCAACTCAACCTCACCAGGCACAGTGTCCGGCTGGCAAGCGAGACAGATTTCGCCGGCTGGCGCGATGCGGCGCGACGGCTGGCGCTCAACGAGATCAGACCGGAGGATATCGGCTGGCAGGTGGAGCCCGGCTCCGATGGTACCGATTTGCCGAACGTGCCCGGAGGCGCCCAACTCGTCGTGCCGCGTGACTTCATCGCGCATGCAGAGACCGTGTTCTGCCACTCCGACCCCGGCCGGTTCGCTTTCCTCTACCGATTGCTCTGGCGGCTGCGCACTGAGCCAAATTTGCTGGCAATAGCGTCGGATGTCGACACGAAGCGGCTCGAAACCATGGAAAAAGCCGTGCGGCGCGATAGCCACAAGATGCATGCGTTCGTGCGCTTCCGGAAGATCGGCGACGGCGCCGGCGAGCGCTATGTCGCCTGGTTCGAGCCCGACCATTTCATTGTCGAGCGCAACGCCGATTTCTTCGTCAGACGCTTTACCGGGATGCGCTGGACGATCCTGACGCCGCATGCCTCCGCCGACTGGGATGGCGAGAGGCTGGCGATCGGGCCGGGTGCCGCCAAGGGCGATGCGCCGGCGCAAGACGATACCGAGACGTTGTGGCGCACCTATTTCGAGAACATCTTCAATCCGGCGCGGTTGAAGGTGAAGGCGATGCAGAAGGAAATGCCGAAAAAATATTGGCGGAACCTTCCCGAGGCTTCGCTCATTCCAGAGTTGATCGCAGGAGCGGACAAGGCCGCTATCGACATGATCGCCAAAATGCCGACGACGCCAGCGCCGCACCATGCCAAGGTGCAGGCCAGGCATTGGCCTAAGGTACCCGAGGCGGCCGAGCCTGAAGAATTCGGGACGATTGCCGGGTTGCGCGAAGCGGCGAAAGGCTGCCGCCGCTGCCCGCTTTGGCGCGATGCGACGCAAACCGTTTTTGGCGAGGGCCCTGACGACGCCAGGGTGGTGTTCGTCGGCGAACAACCGGGAGATCAGGAAGACCTCGCCGGCAAACCTTTCGTCGGCCCGGCGGGCAAGGTTTTCGATTCCATACTCGCGGATGCGCAGGTGGATCGCCAGAAAGTTTACGTCACCAACGCGGTCAAACATTTCAAGTTCGAGCCACGCGGCAAGCGGCGTATCCATTCCAGGCCGAATGCCGGCGAGGTTCAGGCCTGCCGCTGGTGGGTCGACAAAGAGTTGGAGATGATCAAGCCCGATCTGGTAGTTGCGCTGGGTGCAACCGCCGCCTTGTCACTGCTCGGCAAGGCTATCCCCGTGACGAAGATGCGCGGCCAGGTGATCGAACGCGAGGATGGCTTGCGGGTTTTCATCACCATCCACCCGTCTTTCATCCTGCGCATTCAGGACCTTGCCGAAAAAGAGACCGAGCGCGAACGGTTCCTTCACGACATGAAGCAGGTCAAGCGGCTGATGGCAGCCTGATGATTGGTCGAGACCCTTCGCTTCGTCATCCACGGGCGAAGCAAGGAGCGAAGCGACGCGGCGCAGACCCGAGGATCCATGCCGCGACTTCGGAGTATCACCACGGTGCGGAATTCTGCTTCGCGACGCTCCACGGAGAAGGTCACGGAATGGATCCCAGGGTCTCCGCGACGGAGCTTCGCCCCTGCTTCGCCCAGGGATAACGAAGTTGGGGCCTACTTGATCAAAATTGCCCTGAGATCATTGACATTCGTGCCGGTCGGTCCTGGGACGAAAAGATCACCGACGGCGTTGAACGCGGTCCAGGCATTGTTGCCCGCCAGCATCGCCTTGGCATCGACGTCCGCCGCCCGCATGCGCGACACGGTCGAGCCATCGGCAAAGGCGCCTGCATTGTTTTCAGAACCGTCTATGCCATCGGTGTCGGCGGCCAGTGCGTGGATGCCTTGAGCGCCGTTGATGCCGATGGCAAAGGCAAGCAGGAATTCCGAGTTGCGGCCACCTTTGCCCTTGGCGCGCAAGGTCACGGTGGTCTCGCCGCCCGAGAGGATCAGCACCGGCTTCTTGAACGGCCGGTTGCGCGTCGCCACCTCGCGCGCGATCGCGGCATGGACGCCACCAACCTCGCGCGCTTCGCCCTCGATGGCATCGGAAAGGATAACCGCCTCGATGCCTTGCCGCTTCGCTTCCTCCGCTGCCGCCTCCAGCGAGACGCCCGCCGAAGCGATCAGATGCACTTCATTTCGCGCAAAGCGCTGGTCGTCGGGGCTGGGCGCATCGGCAGCCCGTGACATGATATGCGCCATCACGGAAGCCGGCAATTTCATGCCATAGGCTGCGATCGAGGCAAGTGCCTCCGCGCGGCTGCCGGTATCCGGCACTGTCGGACCAGAGGCGACCAGCGCCGGATTGTCGCCCGGAATATCGGAGACGACCAGCGAGACAACCTTGGCCGGCCAGGCCGCGGCCGCCAGCCTGCCGCCCTTGATGGTGGAAAGATGCTTGCGGATGGTGTTCATCGCGGCGATCGGCGCACCGGAAGCAAGCAGCGCCTCGTTGACGGCGATCTCATCGGCCAGTGTCAAATTGCCGGCAGGTGACGGCAGCAGCGCGGAGCCGCCGCCCGAAATCAGCGCGACGACCAGATCGTCCGCTGTCAGTCCCTGGACCTTTGCCAGCAGCCGGCGCGAGGCTTCCAGCCCGGCGGCGTCGGGAACCGGATGTGCCGCCTCGATAATCTCGATGCGTTCGCATGTCGCGCCATAGCCGTAGCGGGTGACCACCAGCCCTTCGATAGGGCCATCCCAGACCCTTTCGAAGGCAGCGGCCATCTGAGCCGAGCCCTTGCCGGCGCCGATAACGATGGTGCGGCCTTTCGGTTTCGCCGGCAGATGGTCGCGGATGGTTCGTTCCGGATCGGCGGCGGCGACGGCGGCGTTGAAGATGGAGATCAGGAAGGACTTTGGATCGAGCACGGTCATTCTGTTTCCGGTGGCAAGGCAAGCTTCTGGCGGTCGATGCCGAGATGCGCGCAAACCGCATCGACGACCACGTTGTGGTCTTCGCGCTCCGGCAGGCCGGAAACCGCAATCACGCCAATGACGCCGGCGCCCTTGACCTTGATTGGAAATCCGCCACCGGCCAGCACATAGTCCGAGATGTCGAGCGCTTCACCGACCTTGAAGGTGCGGTCTGGCCGCTGCTGTTCCAGCACCATGCGGTAGCTGCTCTTCAGGAAACGCTTGACAACATTGACCTTGCGCCGCGCCC contains the following coding sequences:
- a CDS encoding UdgX family uracil-DNA binding protein (This protein belongs to the uracil DNA glycosylase superfamily, members of which act in excision repair of DNA. However, it belongs more specifically to UdgX branch, whose founding member was found to bind uracil in DNA (where it does not belong), without cleaving it, appears to promote DNA repair by a pathway involving RecA, rather than base excision.), with protein sequence MQPAQLNLTRHSVRLASETDFAGWRDAARRLALNEIRPEDIGWQVEPGSDGTDLPNVPGGAQLVVPRDFIAHAETVFCHSDPGRFAFLYRLLWRLRTEPNLLAIASDVDTKRLETMEKAVRRDSHKMHAFVRFRKIGDGAGERYVAWFEPDHFIVERNADFFVRRFTGMRWTILTPHASADWDGERLAIGPGAAKGDAPAQDDTETLWRTYFENIFNPARLKVKAMQKEMPKKYWRNLPEASLIPELIAGADKAAIDMIAKMPTTPAPHHAKVQARHWPKVPEAAEPEEFGTIAGLREAAKGCRRCPLWRDATQTVFGEGPDDARVVFVGEQPGDQEDLAGKPFVGPAGKVFDSILADAQVDRQKVYVTNAVKHFKFEPRGKRRIHSRPNAGEVQACRWWVDKELEMIKPDLVVALGATAALSLLGKAIPVTKMRGQVIEREDGLRVFITIHPSFILRIQDLAEKETERERFLHDMKQVKRLMAA
- a CDS encoding heme-degrading domain-containing protein, which produces MAVAEDIARIKKQEEALVFSAFDEATAFKLGSAIRERALAENLPVIVDIRTFDRPLFYAAMPGSNASNPDWARRKVNVVKRFLKSSYRMVLEQQRPDRTFKVGEALDISDYVLAGGGFPIKVKGAGVIGVIAVSGLPEREDHNVVVDAVCAHLGIDRQKLALPPETE
- a CDS encoding glycerate kinase — translated: MTVLDPKSFLISIFNAAVAAADPERTIRDHLPAKPKGRTIVIGAGKGSAQMAAAFERVWDGPIEGLVVTRYGYGATCERIEIIEAAHPVPDAAGLEASRRLLAKVQGLTADDLVVALISGGGSALLPSPAGNLTLADEIAVNEALLASGAPIAAMNTIRKHLSTIKGGRLAAAAWPAKVVSLVVSDIPGDNPALVASGPTVPDTGSRAEALASIAAYGMKLPASVMAHIMSRAADAPSPDDQRFARNEVHLIASAGVSLEAAAEEAKRQGIEAVILSDAIEGEAREVGGVHAAIAREVATRNRPFKKPVLILSGGETTVTLRAKGKGGRNSEFLLAFAIGINGAQGIHALAADTDGIDGSENNAGAFADGSTVSRMRAADVDAKAMLAGNNAWTAFNAVGDLFVPGPTGTNVNDLRAILIK
- a CDS encoding putative DNA modification/repair radical SAM protein, coding for MSALPVREKLAILSDAAKYDASCASSGSAKRDSLKSGGIGSTEGMGICHSYAPDGRCISLLKILLTNFCIYDCSYCINRSSSNVRRARFTVDEVVKLTMDFYRRNYIEGLFLSSGVIRSPDETMGEMVEVARRLRLDEKFGGYIHLKTIPESSAELVEKAGLYADRLSINVELPTDEGVKRLAPEKKPETIRLSMASLRRKIEEKAEPTLRTKKRERFAPGGQSTQMIIGADKTSDDGILHTSARLYGSYHLRRVYYSAFSPIPDASSSLPLQKPPLMREHRLYQADWLMRFYGFSQPEILAGSSDGMLDLAIDPKLAWALRNRGRFPVDINRADRETLLRVPGLGTKVIAKILETRRHRRLRLEDVGRLCHSITKLRPFIIAEGWSPGALTDKAGLRDKIVRSCEQLSLF